A DNA window from Maribellus comscasis contains the following coding sequences:
- a CDS encoding T9SS type A sorting domain-containing protein, translating to MRWAIFGATCIISVNIVSAQKQLFMQGIDGGNAINVASDKIEKCFTPPPFEFSQLKSLPEQKSDIDVTFINFPQNAETAFLYAVSIWESILSSPVTIHIIARWDSLDNSIVSESRPALNFRTFEAAPVADVYYPVALVEKLLAEEVNPGKSDIICNFNENMPWYFGTDGNTPSTSYDFVTSVLHDIAHGLGFYGFFKDENGMGYLDNANNLPSIYDYLVFNDLNQQISNKVLFESPSVELHEQLTSNKLKLNHTNIVSDDRETLDWIYSPDEWVDGSSIYHFKESTNRNQLMSFEIKKGEAIHHPGETTLKVLSEIGWESVSFIFEELKDFETPREKLPVSVGISSELPLNLSSFKIIFSIDNFSTADTVWFSYNSANNNFFGELPLDSHEGFVHYYFEVNSTDNRIFRFPSIAPQKKLSFRVGPDYYPPEIFHNAKKFIEKSASNFDLIAVVTDNTGVSEVKAEMKIDGKIKEIPLNSIRPGQDYFSGKISVSDEFGDASIVEYRLVAKDESTLGNYSTSPANGFYKVEIFEALGAAESYQNSFNSATGDFVLSDFLVSKPTGFNDGNLHTENPYHTSDIESEYYNHYAILKYPVILKKGGLMQFDEIVLVEPAEVGTSYTDKYFWDYVIVEGSKDYGKTWLPITKGYDSNIFEEWSSVFFESFVTDSLILNSEIKEMYRKHKINIIEESAFKEGDIVIFRFRLSSDKSVNGWGWAIDNLEIQQTYTGSDKLAENKNITIIPNPFVNTINIDFGTGYSAAKNIEIRIIDLTGKVVYNESWKKQSVKGIKEIDLSGLARGIYVVDIDNYNSNRLVQKIVKK from the coding sequence ATGAGATGGGCGATTTTTGGCGCCACTTGCATTATTTCAGTAAATATTGTAAGTGCGCAGAAGCAATTGTTCATGCAGGGGATTGACGGTGGAAACGCCATAAACGTTGCTTCTGACAAAATAGAGAAATGTTTTACCCCTCCACCTTTTGAATTTAGTCAACTTAAATCTCTTCCGGAGCAAAAGTCGGATATCGATGTTACATTTATCAATTTTCCGCAAAACGCAGAAACAGCTTTTTTATATGCAGTCTCTATTTGGGAGAGCATCCTCTCATCACCGGTCACAATTCACATTATCGCACGTTGGGATTCTCTTGATAATTCTATCGTTTCGGAAAGCCGGCCTGCGTTAAATTTTAGAACTTTTGAAGCAGCACCGGTAGCAGATGTTTATTACCCGGTAGCACTAGTTGAAAAACTTTTGGCGGAGGAGGTTAATCCTGGCAAGTCTGATATTATATGTAATTTCAATGAAAATATGCCATGGTATTTTGGAACTGACGGAAACACGCCTTCCACCAGTTACGACTTTGTAACTTCTGTTTTGCATGATATTGCACATGGGCTCGGTTTTTATGGTTTTTTTAAAGATGAAAATGGAATGGGTTATCTTGATAATGCAAATAATCTGCCGAGCATATACGATTACCTAGTTTTTAATGACCTGAACCAACAAATTTCAAACAAAGTACTTTTTGAAAGCCCTTCGGTAGAATTGCACGAGCAATTAACTTCCAACAAATTGAAATTGAACCATACCAATATCGTATCAGATGACCGGGAAACTTTGGATTGGATTTATTCTCCGGACGAATGGGTTGATGGCTCCAGTATTTACCATTTTAAAGAATCGACAAACCGCAATCAGCTTATGTCTTTTGAGATCAAAAAAGGAGAGGCCATCCATCATCCGGGAGAAACAACGCTCAAAGTGTTATCGGAAATAGGTTGGGAATCGGTTTCTTTTATTTTTGAAGAACTAAAAGATTTTGAGACTCCTCGCGAAAAACTTCCGGTATCCGTGGGCATTTCTTCCGAGTTGCCTCTAAATCTTTCAAGTTTCAAAATTATTTTTTCGATTGACAATTTTTCAACTGCTGATACTGTTTGGTTTTCTTATAATTCTGCTAACAACAATTTTTTTGGAGAGCTTCCACTTGATTCTCACGAGGGATTTGTTCACTATTATTTCGAAGTGAATTCAACAGATAACAGAATTTTCAGGTTCCCTTCCATTGCACCCCAAAAAAAACTAAGCTTTCGTGTTGGGCCTGATTATTATCCACCGGAGATATTTCATAACGCAAAAAAGTTTATTGAAAAAAGTGCTTCAAATTTTGATTTAATTGCCGTGGTGACCGACAATACAGGGGTTTCCGAAGTAAAAGCAGAGATGAAAATAGACGGTAAAATAAAAGAGATTCCGTTAAATTCTATCCGACCGGGCCAAGATTATTTTTCAGGAAAAATATCAGTCTCTGATGAGTTTGGTGATGCAAGCATTGTAGAATACAGGCTGGTAGCAAAAGATGAATCGACATTGGGGAATTACAGTACCAGTCCAGCCAACGGTTTTTACAAAGTAGAAATCTTCGAAGCACTTGGTGCAGCAGAATCTTATCAAAATAGTTTTAATTCAGCAACAGGCGATTTTGTCTTATCTGATTTTTTAGTCTCAAAACCAACCGGATTCAACGACGGAAACTTACACACTGAGAATCCTTATCATACCTCTGATATTGAAAGTGAATACTATAATCACTACGCAATTTTAAAGTATCCGGTTATTTTGAAAAAGGGTGGTTTAATGCAATTTGATGAAATTGTGCTTGTAGAGCCGGCTGAAGTCGGGACAAGTTATACAGACAAGTATTTTTGGGATTATGTTATTGTTGAAGGAAGTAAAGATTACGGAAAAACATGGCTTCCGATTACCAAAGGTTATGATTCTAATATTTTCGAAGAATGGAGCTCTGTATTTTTTGAATCTTTTGTTACAGACAGCCTGATACTTAATTCGGAGATAAAAGAAATGTACCGCAAACATAAAATTAACATTATTGAAGAGTCAGCATTTAAAGAAGGAGATATTGTAATTTTCAGATTCCGACTTTCCTCCGACAAATCGGTCAATGGCTGGGGTTGGGCTATCGATAATCTTGAAATTCAGCAAACCTACACCGGTTCAGATAAGCTTGCAGAGAATAAAAACATTACTATTATTCCCAATCCTTTTGTAAACACAATTAATATTGATTTTGGAACGGGATACAGTGCAGCAAAAAATATAGAAATTAGAATTATAGATTTAACCGGAAAGGTAGTATACAACGAGAGTTGGAAGAAACAGAGTGTTAAAGGAATAAAAGAAATAGATTTGTCCGGACTCGCCAGGGGCATTTATGTAGTCGACATAGACAATTATAATTCAAATAGGCTGGTACAAAAAATTGTAAAAAAATAA
- a CDS encoding CheR family methyltransferase yields MKSKKGFDFSGYRLQILERRIRKRFYYTNTENFHEYFEHLVNNPSELNNLFDVLALNVSHFFRNALTFELLRKKIIPDILSKKKLHNENNIRIWSAGCANGDEPYSVAIIFKELLDRNETNFQIDLFATDFDEKSLNEGRKGIYKASSLKNIKYGILNKYFVAERDYFILNDEIKKMVRFSSFDLVNEHNRFPSESIYGGFDIVFCRNVLIYYDIEIQKLIFDRLYNSLNHNGYLILGEAENIIEKYKYSFKRENNYCKIYVKSD; encoded by the coding sequence TTGAAATCAAAGAAAGGATTCGATTTTTCCGGCTACAGATTACAAATTCTGGAACGTAGAATCCGGAAACGATTTTACTATACAAACACCGAAAACTTTCATGAATATTTTGAACACCTGGTTAATAACCCTTCCGAGCTCAATAATCTGTTTGATGTTTTAGCGCTTAACGTAAGTCATTTCTTTCGCAATGCCTTAACATTTGAGCTTCTCAGAAAAAAAATAATACCCGATATTCTGAGCAAAAAAAAGTTACACAATGAAAATAACATCAGAATTTGGTCAGCTGGTTGCGCAAATGGTGATGAGCCTTATTCAGTTGCAATTATTTTTAAAGAACTTTTAGACAGAAATGAAACCAACTTCCAAATTGATTTATTTGCAACCGATTTTGATGAAAAATCGCTGAACGAAGGAAGAAAAGGAATTTATAAAGCTTCAAGCCTGAAGAACATAAAATATGGTATTTTAAACAAATATTTTGTTGCGGAACGTGATTATTTTATTTTAAACGATGAGATAAAAAAAATGGTCAGGTTCTCCTCCTTTGACCTGGTAAACGAACATAATCGTTTCCCCAGTGAAAGTATTTACGGCGGATTTGACATTGTTTTTTGCAGAAATGTTTTAATATATTATGACATTGAAATACAGAAGCTTATATTTGATAGATTGTATAATTCATTAAATCATAATGGTTACTTAATTTTGGGAGAGGCGGAAAACATAATTGAGAAGTATAAATACAGTTTTAAGCGTGAAAATAACTACTGTAAAATCTATGTAAAAAGCGACTAA
- a CDS encoding PAS domain-containing protein has product MKSEATSMEQLWEENKVLKARISELEKYKAFFEKAPMSYQSLNEDGVFVDINPTWLKTLGYKKEEVVGKKFSEFLHPDWKTHFYENFPAFKKRGYVHDVIFKLRHKKGHFIHISFEGCIAYNPDGSFKQTYCVFQDITKRIETEEKSNKSIAREKVLADILRNSPLAFALGYPDGSIELFNKAFEDLTGYSEEELRGISWNVVLTPQKWRNKEEEILSELCLAKKQVRYEKEYIHKSGRIIPVELYVKAKFNESGDLVHLFAFVTDITDRRKNTDELELHRKNLETIVEERTKKLQEKNKELDKALKVFVGREMLIKELQNKVKTLEDKL; this is encoded by the coding sequence ATGAAAAGTGAAGCAACGTCAATGGAGCAGCTTTGGGAAGAAAATAAGGTATTGAAAGCCAGAATTTCTGAATTGGAAAAATACAAAGCTTTTTTTGAGAAGGCTCCCATGTCATACCAATCATTAAACGAGGATGGTGTCTTTGTGGATATTAACCCAACATGGTTGAAAACACTGGGTTACAAGAAAGAGGAAGTAGTTGGTAAAAAATTTAGTGAGTTTCTTCATCCTGACTGGAAGACACATTTTTATGAAAATTTTCCGGCCTTTAAAAAGCGGGGATATGTTCATGATGTTATTTTTAAACTAAGACATAAAAAAGGTCATTTTATTCATATTTCTTTTGAAGGTTGTATTGCTTATAACCCTGATGGAAGCTTTAAACAAACATATTGTGTCTTTCAGGATATCACAAAAAGGATTGAAACTGAAGAAAAATCAAATAAAAGTATCGCGCGTGAAAAAGTTTTAGCTGATATTTTACGCAATTCCCCCCTTGCTTTTGCCTTAGGATATCCCGATGGTAGTATTGAACTATTTAACAAAGCATTTGAAGACTTAACCGGGTATTCGGAAGAAGAACTTCGGGGGATCAGCTGGAATGTTGTTTTGACTCCTCAAAAGTGGAGAAATAAAGAGGAGGAAATACTCAGCGAATTATGCCTGGCAAAAAAACAGGTCAGGTATGAAAAAGAATATATCCACAAATCGGGTAGAATTATTCCCGTTGAATTATATGTTAAAGCCAAATTTAATGAAAGTGGCGATCTGGTTCATTTATTCGCCTTTGTTACCGATATCACAGATAGAAGAAAAAATACAGATGAACTTGAGTTGCACAGAAAAAATCTTGAAACGATTGTGGAAGAGAGAACAAAGAAGTTGCAAGAGAAAAATAAAGAACTGGATAAAGCTTTAAAAGTTTTTGTTGGGAGAGAAATGTTAA